DNA sequence from the Pseudophryne corroboree isolate aPseCor3 chromosome 6, aPseCor3.hap2, whole genome shotgun sequence genome:
cgctctgtgaacacttaacactatgagaaaatacacagatacttgtttagggtccaaagcctattaaatgtattataactaatatacttgtaaaaaggaatcacagtacaaatgatacactacaatataacagagacttcctaaccaaataactacactataaatacaatacaatacaagtcgagatactttaaggaaaatatgggagaaagagtagagagagagagatgagatgagagagatggctcacagtaagacaatatgatcacggagaaaaacttacgcataaggggaaacgatcgcatgcgcctggacatccagcacccgattttcagcaatgagaaccgttgaagagtgagagctggatgtggtcggcctgcctatttatgccccacacacaatgcaatctaatggtccctacaatcttgtcgtccattggacacaggaattcggcttcgcatcataacaaaaggtcattgggtaattcatacaggtgggctgtgacgatttcaaacagctcaggtgggtgggaaactgggtttcccgccgcatacctgagtaagagtaaataatagtaatggacataaacttcttatgtccataactattcgcacgagcgattaatacgctccaaaccaacaccggaatattgctatttaaatactcttccgatgggtaccaaacactactgtatgactcctgttagacccttcctacaatacaaagagggatccctccgtttagggacattctatattaaccaaactttcagagtctatcaaagggaccatgatctataaactacgttaattgtggaaatatgtaacgattgggtcgcacgctacgactacatactctttaccgtaaatacgcataccgatgcgagcgggtgcacgcatcagcgggtatgcgctatcacgggaaagcgcacgcatgcgcagcgcggaccagcgtgaggtgcaaatatggcagcatgtatagggatatttttctgactttgacaccctaaTATGAAATGTGCTGCTCTTACATAATAGCCCTTTGTAAAAACAAGAATGGATGAATTGCAGTCAATGTGATCACGTGAATGCACACAATGTCCCAACCTCTGTAATCATCCATGTATTATTAATGGTCTCATGAGAGTACTAGCATATATAGTAAAATGACCTCCCTTTGTGCATACTCGCATATAGTAGATATATTATTCATAAACAATAGCTTCATTACCACAGTGCTGAGAAGCTTGCACTCATGCATGCCAACAACAGTGAGTACTGTATCCAGTGGATACATCCGTGGGTGTACTTTGCTCTAGAGTCTAGACCATTACCTTTCATGAGAAAGGATGTTCACAGGATGATGAGTGATTGATAACTTCAAAGAAATCAGTGTCCAAGTTCATCTGAGCATATCCTCACATCTACTCGCAGCAGCCAGATACAGCATGGGCTACGGGCATGCCTATTGTGTAGTGCAAGTTTTGCCTGCTAGTTACCATGAAGGATAAAAAACACTGGATTAAATGGCTGTTTCTACAGCCACAGCCACAAttgccagtacacacacacaattatccaTTACGCagattcttcttcttttttaggtttaaatgtaaaaaataataatttaataaagAGCAGCACAAAGGATAATATGACCTTTACTTTGATTTCAGATGTAGTGCTCAAAGTGCAAGTAAAATAACTAGATGCAGTACCCGGCTCCTCtctgataaaatatatatatatatatattacagttttTCTCCACATaccagtggaaaaagatagcactctccagacttgcgcgaTATGATGTCAAAAATTCAGTCATTTATTCAGAAGTTGGGTTCCAAATAACTTCATGTCACAAAAAAGTATAATATATAcagagggctcaccaacgtttcggtcctcaaccgggacctttctcaaggtacacGCCAGACAATAAACAATCAAGGCAGCAGTAGCATCATCAGCCGCATTGAATAAGGAACCAGGACCTGTATAGagcctcccaggccccctatatataCCTGTGTGCTAATGAACGGTCAAACATGTGGAACTACGGCtgggcgcgtcacttccggtgggacCGGAAGTCGCGTACCGTCCCGTGCCGCGTCAAGTGGAATTATTCGAATCGGACATCAGTTCATACTCCCCATAGCTGACGTTGGGGAAGTATGTTGTTGAGTCCGCCGCGAGCAGCCGCACTGTATGTGCGGCTGTGATACTGGTCACCATGGCAACCCGTGTTCTATGCAGTGTCACTTCCGGTAAGGACCGGAAGTCATGCGTTCCACCCACATAGCGCTGTGCGTTCCACTGGTAACTATCCGCGTCAGGAACCCAATAACAGGACACTAAGTGATCACATCCCTCTGGGGGGAAAGGTGTCTAATCGGTGGATCCAAAAACTTTCCCTCCTTTTTAGTGCCAAGGTGCGGTCTCCTCCCCGGACGGGAGGTGGTACCCAGTCGATCAGCTTACACCTGAGATTGGATACCTGGTGTTGATGTGCAGTCTATGTGGATTCATTTTTGCAACAAATAGTACAACAGTCTGATAGCTACATCAGGGACAGCATGGACTTTCTCACCAAACTCTCCGATCTACCACAACTACGCGGAGTTGTCCGGTTGGCAACTCTAGACGTCTGTTCATTATACACCATCATCCCGCATGAAGAAGGTCTGCAAAAACTGAGGGAGGCCCTTAGCGCCAATCCTCCAGCCATTCCGCCGATTGACTTTATTATCCAATTAGCTGAAGCAGTGCTGAAGTTCAACCATTTTTCCTACCTGGACAAGCACTACGTACAACTAtcagggaccgctatgggttcaaatTTGGCGCCGGCCTATGCCAATATCTACATGGCAGCCTACGAGAAGAAGCACATTCTGCCATTATTTGGGGTTCATATATTGATGTACAAACGTTTCATCGACGATATTTTCATCCTCTGGACTGGGACGACTGAAATGTTTAACCAGATGGTCGCGACGTTGAATGAACTAGACAACCCGGTTAGATTCACACACCATAATTGACGACCATCATATCAACTTCCTTGACATCACGGTTACCATAGAAGATAATGTGATCAACACGACACTCTACAGGAAACCGACCTATAGGAATACTCTCCTCCTATCCACCAGCCAACATCCACCAGCACTTAAAGAGAATCTGCCCATCTCACAATTCCTGAGAGTGATGCAAAACAATTCCAACCCAATGAACATGGAACAGCAGTTGCATGATATGTCGCTGAGATTCCGGGAACGTGGATATTCTGATGGCTGCATACAACGTTGTCTGCGCAAAGCCCGTGAAAAGCCCATAGTTACCACCTCCCGTCCGGGGAGGAGACCGCACCTTGGCACTAAAAAGGAGGGAAAGTTTTTGGATCCACCGATTAGACACCTTTTCCCCCAGAGGGATGTGATCACTTAGTGTCCTGTTATTGGGTTCCTGACGCGGCACACTGTCCCGCTCCCTGACACCGCCCATAGTTACCAGTGGAACGCACAGCGCTATGTGGGTGGAACGCATGACTTCCGGTCCTTACCGGAAGTGACACTGCGTAGAACACGGGTTGCCATGGTGACCAGTATCACAGTCGCACATACAGTGCGGCTGTTCGCGGCGGACCCCAGGGGCGGACTCAACAACATACTCCCCATAGCTGACGTTGGGGAAGTATGTACTGATGTCTGATTCGAATAATTCCACTTGACGCGGCACGGGACGGTACGCGACTTCTGGTCTGCTTCTATGCTGCTGATGATGCTACTGCTGCCTTGATTGTTTATTGTCTGGCgtgtaccttgagaaaggtcccggTTGAGGACCGGAACGTTGGTGAGCCCTCTGTATATATTTATACTTTTTTGTGATGAAGTTATTTGGAACCCAACTTCTGAATAAATGACTGAATTTTGACATCATAtcgcgcaagtctggagagtgctatctttttccactggtATGTggagaaaaactgtattgtactatgagtctgacCCCTCGATTGGATCaggctttgatttggcaccccagccgttgtgtgtcgggtgagagtgtgggacttcacacacacatatatatatatatatatatatatatatatatatatatatatatatatatacacacacacgaaaGGCTAAATTGATTatttactaaggccctcattctgagttgttcgctcgctagctgcttttagcagcattgcacacgctaggccgccgccctctgggagtgtatcttagcttagcagaattgcgaacgaaagattagcaatactgctactaaataattctttgcagtttctgagtagctccggacctactcacagattgcgatcagctcagttcgtttagttcctggtttgatgtcacaaacacgccctgtgttcagccagccactcccccatttctccagacactcccgcgttttttcctgacacgcctgcgttttttagcaaacgccgtgaaaacgctgagttgccacccagaaatgcccctttcctgtcaatcacacaccgatcagcagtgcgactgaaaagcgccgctgaagccacagcaaaactgctaagtttttagtaaaataactaagcgcatgtgttctgcgtaccacgcgcatgcgcagttagcaacaaatcgcagcatagcaaaaatcggcaacgagcgaacaactcggaatgaccccctaagtgtcttGTTTAAAAAGTACAAATTTGGGAGGATTTAAATCAGTGATAATAGTACAATTAAATAAGGTGTGTTTTGTATTTGATATATTAAAGAATTGAAGGTTGCTGCCAAAACTGTCAAAAATCAACAGATTTGAAATGCTGCTTAGTAAATGAACCCCAAGAAGTTTTGCATTCAGTACATCAGCATTCTGCACACACCTGTTCAAAtttgaacttagggggtcattccgagttgatcgctcgctagcaactttttgcagcgctgcaatcagatagtcgccgcctatgggggagtgtattttggctttgcaagtgtgcgaacgcttttgcagccgacggcgcaAAAacgttttttgtagtttctgagtagctctggacttactcagccgctgcaatcacttttgtctttttggttccggaattcaagtcagacacccgtcctgcaaacgcttggacacgcctgtgtttttcccaacactcccagaaaacagtcagttgacacccacaaacaccctctttctgtcaatcatcttgctATCAGCTGTGCAAattgattcttcattaaatccatcacccagcgctgatcctctttgtacccgtacgacatgcctgcgtattgcggtacatacgcatgcgcagttttgccgagatttatcctgatcgcagcgttgcaaaaagttgctagcgagcgatcaactctaaattaccctctTAGTTCACAATGATCAGGGTATCAGGTAAACAATAAACCACTGGCTGGAGGATCCAGTGATAATGAGATGCACAGAAGAAGCATCAGTCATCATGCTTATATGTCTTGAGTGTTATTGCAACATTTAATATTTTAATGATCTATTTGTGAGAAAGGTCTAATGCTACTATTCAGTAATTTAGTACAAATGGTCAGCCTTCTCAttctacctcctcctcctcctcccttggtTATGTCATCAGCTCTTTTGGCCTCCAATATCACCTGTATACTGATGACAATTTTTTTACTCTCCTCCCTTACGTCTATATTCTGTCTCGTGTTTCCAGTTGTCTTTCTGACCTCTCATACCAGATGTCTAAGAGCTATATGAAACTTAGGGgaggatttactaagcagtgataaaagtgaagaagtgagccagtggagaagttgcccatggcaaccaatcaacattgacatgacatttataatttgcatactataaaattatacagagcagctgattggttgccatgggcaatttctccactggctcacttctctacttttatcactgcttagtacatttcccccttaatATGTCTAAAACTATAATCATTGCCCACTCCCATACGGAATCTACTCGCCTCCCCTcatgggcgctttaagagaggaggaggcccgtatcCAGCTTCCTCAGCCCGGGCCGCCACCTCTCTGCTTGCAGCACTGTAGAATCTGAGCAGtggagggctcagactctaatgcGCATGTGTAGATCTCCAGGAAAATAGCGCAGTGGTCATTTCCCTGGTGATTTATCTGCTGCGCATATGCAAAACTCCAGGAAAATGGGGTGCGCGCCATTTTCCCTGTGACGTCAATGCCTCCACTCTGTTGATGGCAGTACACTTCCCTGTCTCTCAAGCCAGCTGCCTGGGAGTCATCCtcaactcctccctctccttcactacCCTAGCAGGGTCTAGGTGGCTGCCCTGTTGCTGCCACCTGGTGCTTGTATTTGTCTTGTAGGGTGCCTGGAATGGCAGGCTAGAGAGCCACAACAGTGCTGCCTagtagtggtgaatttcccattagccaCACAAGGCACgtacctaggggcggcacttgtgtaGAGGTAGCGGGCGGCACTTGGATGATTGTGTTGGTACTGTAGGCCCAAAAAGTATCAGCAACTGCAAAATAATTCCACTGCActataccatatgccatcttgaatggagatcaaacaggtaggacatgcacactctgcccctgtaagctgtcctgcttagtaaatctgtatgtacagatgtgtcctgatatatcgttgctgcgtaccgcatagcgggcgccatgcaactcgcgccagctccttgcgctattactcccgttataagttgcgttgtaaatgtgacgtcacgttataattgtaacgttcattctactttctgtccaccagatgtcgcttttcctaaactctacagcgcatgcctcaaatagccaacggacccttcatagcgccgcctgctgattggctgtcatttattgtgacaatgacgaaccattaatcgcttccctttatatgggaattatttcggactagctttgcgtttcagtcactaccagatggtctccagccacactgccgctcgatcacgctagctatgggactttttttttttttaagcactccGTTAtaacacatgacatataaacccggAGGGCCCACCACtgccatggttggctgtggcctaacgagaacagcggccgcctgcaatgcttgaatacccgggttcgatacagagttcggcacccgtttattattttattttttatttttttattcttttttaatacaatacttacagtatctcatgaatgcacagtatgactaccagatggtctacagGCACGCTGCcacccgatcacgctagctatagatattgtcgttatgTTCTTTACAAATAGCCGGGTAGCATTAGCATAAACACTCTgcactggagggacaaaatgctttattcctggaataattaaattacctgtggggaactacagtgtactgtagttatttgaatatgaaggtgtttcaccaaaggtggTGGCTAGCATTAAGATTGAAGTCCAGGAACACAACattctgtacagtatactgtaggggATACAGTAGCTGCCACCTCTAAATATGAATCTACTGTACCTAAaaatgctgcctttaatagtaaaataaacatgggggaatactgtacagtatgtgtgtttggcactttgggggcatactgtacagtatgtgtacctggcactgtgggggctttacagtatgtgtatctggcactgtggaggcatacagtaagtttatctggcactgtgggagcatactgtACGTGCAGGGCTGGTtccacaccttgtggcgcccagtgcgaaagtttccactggccccctcccccccctcttctcccccccAGGCAAAACAGTTAGGCAAAAAACACGGggaatggcttcataggggaggggcatggccacagttatgcccccagatttgccccaagtagttgtgccccccagttgatttttccccctgtagctgtgccccctgttgctttgcccccagtagatttgccccagtacttgtgccctctgttgctttgcccccattagttgtgccccctgttgcttttcccccagtagatttgctccctattgctgtgccccctgtagctgtgccccagtagttgtcccccctgttgctatgccccctgttgctttgcccacagtagttgtgccccctgttgctttgccctctgtagctgtgccccctgttgcttttcccccagtagttgtgccccctgttgcttttcccccagtagttgtgccccctgttgctgtgtcccagtagttgtgccccctgttgctgtgtcccagtagttgtgccccctgttgctttgcccctagtagctgtgccccctgttgcagtgtcccagtagttgtgccccctgttgctttgccctctgtagctgtgccccctgttgctttgccctctgtagctgtgccccctgttgcttttcccccagtagctgtgccccctgttgctttgcccccagtagatttgccccagtacttgtgccctctgttgctttgcccccattagttgtgccccatgttgcttttcccccagtagatttgctccctattgctgtgccccctgtagctgtgtcccagtAGTTGTCCACCCTGTTGCTATGCCCCGTTGCTTtgcccgcagtagttgtgccccctgttgctttgccctctgtagctgtgccccctgttgcttttcccccagtagctgtgccccctgttgctttgcccccagtagatttgccccagtacttgtgccctctgttgctttgcccccattagttgtgccccatgttgcttttcccccagtagatttgctccctattgctgtgccccctgtagctgtgtcccagtAGTTGTCCACCCTGTTGCTATGCCCCGTTGCTTtgcccgcagtagttgtgccccctgttgctttgccctctgtagctgtgccccctgttgcttttcccccagtagctgtgccccctgttgctttgcccccagtagatttgccccagtacttgtgccctctgttgctttgcccccattagttgtgccccatgttgcttttcccccagtagatttgctccctattgctgtgccccctgtagctgtgtcccagtAGTTGTCCACCCTGTTGCTATGCCCCGTTGCTTtgcccgcagtagttgtgccccctgttgctttgccctctgtagctgtgccccctgttgcttttcccccagtagttgtgccccctgttgcttttaccccagtagttgtgccccctgttgctgtgtcccagtagttgtgccccctgttgctgtgtcccagtagttgtgccccctgttgctttgcccccagtagttgtgccccctgttgctttgcttccagtagttgtgccccctgttgctttgcccccagtagttgtgccccctgttgctttgcccccagtagttgtgccccctgttgctgtgtcccagtagttgtgccccctgttgctttgcccccagtagttgtgtcccctgttgcttttcccccagtacatttgccccctgtagctgtgccccttgtgcccccagttgattttcccctgtagctgttccccctgtagcagtgtccccagtatgtgccccctgtagttgtgccccctgtagatgtgcccctagtatatgccccctgtagtagtgctccttgtagctgtgtccccagtagctgtgcccaaaaacatgggtgatggctagcattaattaacagtgtgccctgttgctttgcccccagttgatttgccccagcagttgtgccctctgttgcttttcccccagtagatttgccccctgttgctgtgccccctgtagctgtgcctgggtgtagtatggtatgccagcggtcgggctcccggcgaccagcatactggcgctgggagcccgaccgccggcataccgacagtgtggcgatcgcaaatgagccccttgcgggctcgctgcgctcgccacgctgcggccacgctattttattctccctccagggggggcgtggacccccacgagggagaataagtgtcggtatgccgtgtcggtatactgtgcgcagggatcccaagagccggcatactgaagaccacccgctgtgccccagtagttgtcccccctgttgctggcactgcactactgtaggcattgtttgtaaggaacactactgtggctgttatgtgtaaggcttcaaattgtgtgcgtagagggggtgtgaaaatatatttacagtttgataatatgaaattactgttacagtattcagtactgtatgtgcaggacTGTGTCTAAGGACACtgtaattattttttgtacccaGAACGTCGGAGGATACAACAGGACCGAGCCCGGCGACATGGCTTTACAGCCATACCAGGCACAAGCCCAGCAACCAGTAAGTCCTGTACTCTCTTTattgtgtcctttttttttttccatttaaagtAAAACGTTAAAGGTAGggtggtatggtaagtactgtatactgtgttatgctttactaccccaaaagataCTGCTGGTCCTGCTGATTTTGCTTAGTtcggggaacaatgtgtttgcttactgtgggggggggcggggggcaatgtgctttattcctgtggggttgaatgcttctgtttgatcactgctggggacagtgttaatgctgtaggcaatgtgtttgatacagtaactactgtacagggaccaatggtttttattatttttccacagtgacagaCCTCCAGGCAGACCAGGGCCCATCAAGCCCTCCGGCTTccacctcctccaccaccaccacccggcCAGTGGACGTACATGTAGCCAAATCCTCAATAAGTAAGCAAAGTCAAAAGgcagcagggaagagggctttggctaagtcacctccagggatggttaagtataggcatcgctggtggaggttaaggataatCTATGGCAAGAAGGGTTaaggctaagctgtggaggagtttttggggttaggctgcagaaaaggtgggttaaaggtaggggtatggtaagtactgtatactgtgttatgctttactaccccaaaagttactgccgggcctgctgtttttgctaagtaaagggaacaatgtgtttgattactgtggggtgtgggtgggggtgggggtgggggtggggggcggcaatgtgctttattcctgtgggggtgaatgtttctgtttgatcactgctggggacaatgttaatgttgtgaccaatgtgtttgatacagtcaatactgtacaggggccaatctgttttattatttttccacattgacaggcctccagtcgcacctgggccgactgcgccctctggctgcctccaccaccacTCCACATTCAAGCATTcctggaccctcaataagtaagctaagttAAAAGgcagcagggaagagggctttggctaagtcacctccagggatggttaagtttaggcatcgctggtggaggttaaggataatctatggcaagaagggttagggctaagctgtggaggagtttttggggttaggctgcagaaaaggtgggttaaaggtagggggtatggtactaagggggtaattctgagttgaccgcagcaggaattttgttagcaattgggcaaaaccatgtgcactgcagggttggcagatatactgtaacatgtgcagagagagttagatttgggtgggttattttgtttctgtgcagggtaaatactggctgttttatttttacagaataggctataacacagttcagcacacttccgtaatccaattccacatgacatttcccaccacaatctcctgacagaacattacttcttaaggggggtactcacgggagagatgtgtgctgagcgatcttaacacagaccgctcagcacacatctctcaccccgctcagcacagcgcgatgtgctgagcgagggggaaagccgacggggggccgctcacttcacacaacggtgaagtgagcgactcgctagattgagcctgcatgcaggctcaatctagcatcggcgatagcgatgtgcggggccgcgcatcgctatcgctggagggcatacacacggcagatccgtgcttaaaatctaagcaatctagcaagattgcttagattttaagcacggatctctccgtgtgtacccccctttagtctgggagcagagagtctcttctagcaacacagagacccagat
Encoded proteins:
- the LOC134935313 gene encoding probable serine/threonine-protein kinase dyrk2 isoform X1: MLGERRRIQQDRARRHGFTAIPGTSPATMTDLQADQGPSSPPASTSSTTTTRPVDVHVAKSSISLQSHLGRLRPLAASTTTPHSSIPGPSIMRVLQAYLDLLGPLMTTTTTPPSGIPGPSISLQADQGPLHPPAPTSTSTTTTATTTTTAQPGPEQRAIFRGSKSGNCF